Proteins from a single region of Anastrepha ludens isolate Willacy chromosome 5, idAnaLude1.1, whole genome shotgun sequence:
- the LOC128864713 gene encoding uncharacterized protein LOC128864713: protein MSNTEDTIEQDGASNGDSEADFQSPRTHADRYERIELPPFWSQQAQLWFAAVEAQFQLRRITSDATKYYTVIARLDQDALIVVENLISNPPTNDKYSTLKNALLNHFALSQSRRFKMLLSGVELGDRRASELLAEINRLGGDKLDPAFVRVTWLERLPPQVQMALVGRDQEDNVQLSQLANQVMEVQRNANYQNLMPVSRNVSTNALQQQVDKLAEQLEKLILERSNNNRSGVSNPLPNASYSTPLVCFYHRRQGKRKQPPVVSTSTGGDTTPRRLFVYDRNTGMKLLVDTGADISVTPPPQGVKLSPRALRLQAANGTKIDTYGDKPLTLNIGLRQPIRWVFCMANVPYPIIGADLLHEYGLIVDLKQGCLIDRNSGNRSVGSMQQHQSPTLPHSRKLTDSATF from the exons ATGTCCAACACTGAGGACACGATTGAACAGGATGGTGCATCCAACGGAGATTCCGAGGCAGATTTCCAATCCCCCCGAACACATGCAGACCGGTACGAACGCATAGAGCTACCCCCATTCTGGAGCCAGCAGGCACAACTATGGTTCGCTGCAGTAGAGGCGCAATTCCAGCTTCGCAGAATCACATCCGACGCAACCAAATATTATACCGTCATCGCTCGCTTGGATCAAGATGCTCTAATCGTcgtggaaaatttaatatccAACCCGCCTACAAACGATAAGTATAGCACGCTGAAAAACGCACTATTGAACCATTTTGCACTCTCACAGAGTCGACGATTCAAAATGCTGTTATCTGGCGTAGAGTTGGGCGACCGACGCGCATCCGAATTACTCGCGGAAATAAATCGTCTGGGAGGAGATAAACTCGACCCGGCATTCGTTCGAGTTACTTGGTTAGAGCGACTTCCGCCACAAGTCCAAATGGCACTAGTGGGAAGGGACCAAGAAGATAACGTCCAACTCTCCCAGCTCGCTAATCAAGTAATGGAGGTGCAACGCAACGCAAATTACCAAAATCTCATGCCAGTCTCACGAAATGTCAGTACGAATGCGCTACAACAACAAGTCGACAAACTAGCTGAGCAACTGGAGAAGTTAATCCTTGAGCGCAGTAACAATAACAGAAGTGGAGTCAGCAATCCATTGCCAAACGCTTCCTATTCCACACCACTTGTATGTTTCTACCACCGCAG GCAAGGGAAACGCAAGCAGCCGCCAGTAGTATCGACGAGCACCGGCGGCGATACAACACCTCGTCGACTTTTCGTTTACGATCGCAACACAGGCATGAAACTCCTCGTCGATACCGGCGCGGATATTTCTGTCACCCCACCTCCACAAGGAGTCAAACTATCACCAAGAGCGCTTCGACTACAGGCAGCAAACGGCACCAAAATCGACACGTATGGCGATAAGCCCCTCACTCTTAACATAGGACTACGTCAACCGATTCGCTGGGTATTCTGTATGGCCAACGTACCGTACCCCATAATCGGCGCAGACCTCCTACACGAATACGGGCTTATAGTGGATCTGAAACAAGGCTGTTTAATTGACCGCAACTCAGGTAACCGTAGCGTCGGCTCTATGCAACAGCATCAATCACCGACATTACCACACTCACGCAAACTAACAGATTCAGCAACATTCTGA